The genomic window CGGCTGCTCGGGTTCTACGCCGGGCTGGCAGACGCCATGTCGGCGGCGGGGTGCATGGTGCTCACCCCGGCGCAGGGCCGATGTGTCGACATAACGACCCGGTTTGGCGTACGCACGTACCACCTCGACTACGTACGGGGCGTCGCGCTGGTGCGCGAACCGGGCGTGCGGGTCCCCGGGAGTGCGACCGGCGCACATACCCATTCCCCGCTGCCGGTTCGGGCCGTGCTGGAGGAGGCGGTGGGGGCCGGCGGGGTGCTGCCGGAGCTCGTGGTCGGGGACCACGGCTGGGTCTGCGGCGCAGGTCAGCTGGGTATCGAGGCCATCGGTCTGGCCGACACGGACGACCCGGCGTTGTTCGTGGGTGAGGCGGAGGGGCTGGTGTCCGTCGCCGTTCCGCTTGATGACGCCGTGCGGTCGGACTACTACCGGCCTCTCACACGGTATGTGCTCAATAGGGCCTGTCTGTCCCAGTAGGCGGCCGATCGTCTCACCTCTTCCCCACTCGCATCACCCGCCCCTAATCTGGGGAGTGAGCGCACAACGACGAAGAGTCACCGGAGGGGAAGCCGGTGCGCGTCTCGTGCGGAAGGTACAGGTGGGTCATGGCTGCTGGCAGCGAGAGGCCTCTCAACGAGGTCAAGTTTCTGACCGTGGCGGAAGTCGCCTCGGTCATGAGGGTGTCGAAGATGACCGTGTACCGCTTGGTGCACAGTGGTCATCTGCCCGCGATCAGGGTGGGAAGGTCCTTCCGGGTCCCGGAGCAAGCGGTTCACGAGTATCTCCGCGAGTCCTTCGTGGGGGTGGAGTCGGCCTGACCGTCGCCCTCGGATTACGCCCCTCACCGAGTGGCGGGTAGGCTAGGCCGACGTAGGTCGTGTGGGCCCAGACGCCCCGCACCAGTGAAGAAGAAGTGAGCGAGGGTAGTCGTGGGCTCTGTTATCAAGAAGCGGCGTAAGCGGATGGCCAAGAAGAAGCACCGCAAGCTGCTCAAGCGCACGCGCGTTCAGCGTCGCAACAAGAAGTAAGCGAACGCTGTTCGTGAGTTTCGAGGCCCTCCCGCCGATCCGGCGGGAGGGCCTCGGCGCGTTCCGGGGCTGTGCCCGAGGGGGTGGTGTTGTGCGGTTCCGGTGGTATTCCGGTCATCGGTTCGGGAAAGCCAGCCTGGGGTCGTCACAGGGCAACGTCCACCGACTACGGTGACGGCCAGGGGAAGACCCCGCTCGGTGATCGAACGACGGAAGGCGCTGATCTTGGGGAAGATCGTGCTCGTCACAGGCGCGGCCCGGCAGCTCGGAGGCCGTTTCGTGCGGCGGATACAGCGTGATCCCGGTGTGGACCGGGTGATCGCGGTGGACGCGGTCGCGCCCGCGCACCAGCTGGGTGACGCCGAATTCGTCACGGCGGACATCCGGCAGTCCGCGATCGCGAGGGTCCTCGCCGAGCATTCCGTCGACACGGTCGTCCACCTGGACGTGTCCGCGAAGGCGCCCGGCGCGGCGGGCCGGACGACGGTCAAGGAGACCAACGTCATCGGCACCATGCAGTTGCTCGGTGCCTGCCAGAAGTCCCCGACCGTCCAGCGGCTCGTGGTGAAGTCCAGTACGAACGTGTACGGCTCCGCGCCACGTGACCCCGCGGTCTTCACCGAGACCACCCCGCCCAAGTCCCTGCCCAGCGGCGGGTTCGCCAAGGACGCGGTGGAGGTCGAGGGGTACGTACGCGGTTTCGCGCGACGCAGGCCCGACGTGGCCGTGTGCGTGCTGAGGTTCGCCAACATCCTGGGACCTGAGCCGGATTCGCCGCTCGCCGACTACCTGACGCTGCCGGTCCTGCCGACGGTCTTCGGGTACGACCCCCGGCTCCAGTTCGTCCATGAGGACGACGTCGTCGACGTACTGGAGATCGCGTCCCGTGAACCCCGGCGCGGGACGCTGAACAGCGGCACCTTCAACATCGCAGGCGACGGGGTGCTGCTGCTCTCGCAGTGTTCCCGGCGGCTGGGGCGGCCCACCGTGCCGCTGCTGCTGCCGGCCGTCACCTGGGTGGGATCGGCGCTCCGTACGATCGGCATGACCGACTTCTCCCCGGAGCAGATCCGTCTGCTCACCCACGGCAGGGTCGTCTCGACCGTGCAGATGCGCGAGACGCTGGGCTTCCGCCCGAAGTTCACCACCGCCGAGACGTTCGCGGAGTTCGCTCGGAGCAGGGGGCCGGGGCTGCTGCCGCCCGACCGGGTGGGCAGGGCGGTCGGCAGACTGGCCGAACTGCCGCTCGCAGGTGGACGGGCCGGTACGACACATTCGACTCACGGCGCCAGGTAGAGGAGCGCGACCGACGATGGCGGACGCCAAGGTCATTCCGTTCGACGACGACCGATCGCGCTCCGGCGCGGGGCGGCGCAGAGGTGTGGTGCCCGGCGGCCGGGTACAGCCGCCCGCGACGGCCGTCCCCGCGCCCGTGAGCGCCCTTCCGGGAGGCCAGGTGCCCGGAGGGGCCGCCGAGGCCTCCGGTGCGGCCTCCCGGAGCGGCAGAGAGGCTCCCGGGGGCGGCTGGGACCGGCGGGTCGCGGGTGGACTGGCGTTTCTGCGGCGGCGGCTCACGGGTGACTACGACGTCGACGAGTTCGGTTACGACGAGGAGCTGACCGACCAGGTCCTCATGTCGGTGCTGCGCCCGCTGGCGGACAAGTACTTCCGGGTCGAGGTGAAGGGCATCGAGAACATCCCGTCCGACGGCGGGGCACT from Streptomyces sp. NBC_01341 includes these protein-coding regions:
- a CDS encoding 30S ribosomal protein bS22, with translation MGSVIKKRRKRMAKKKHRKLLKRTRVQRRNKK
- a CDS encoding helix-turn-helix domain-containing protein, whose protein sequence is MAAGSERPLNEVKFLTVAEVASVMRVSKMTVYRLVHSGHLPAIRVGRSFRVPEQAVHEYLRESFVGVESA
- a CDS encoding NAD-dependent epimerase/dehydratase family protein, whose product is MGKIVLVTGAARQLGGRFVRRIQRDPGVDRVIAVDAVAPAHQLGDAEFVTADIRQSAIARVLAEHSVDTVVHLDVSAKAPGAAGRTTVKETNVIGTMQLLGACQKSPTVQRLVVKSSTNVYGSAPRDPAVFTETTPPKSLPSGGFAKDAVEVEGYVRGFARRRPDVAVCVLRFANILGPEPDSPLADYLTLPVLPTVFGYDPRLQFVHEDDVVDVLEIASREPRRGTLNSGTFNIAGDGVLLLSQCSRRLGRPTVPLLLPAVTWVGSALRTIGMTDFSPEQIRLLTHGRVVSTVQMRETLGFRPKFTTAETFAEFARSRGPGLLPPDRVGRAVGRLAELPLAGGRAGTTHSTHGAR
- a CDS encoding phosphatase, giving the protein MLSTGALRAHLLAARLAGPVATPRETSLRSYRLFAARDPRVLLGLDPGRAWRERDLLGLMAEKCGVSGDPGHVSGPDVIDPERTVAALDAFAERLSGAAERRAPVLFGTGHPHRLLGFYAGLADAMSAAGCMVLTPAQGRCVDITTRFGVRTYHLDYVRGVALVREPGVRVPGSATGAHTHSPLPVRAVLEEAVGAGGVLPELVVGDHGWVCGAGQLGIEAIGLADTDDPALFVGEAEGLVSVAVPLDDAVRSDYYRPLTRYVLNRACLSQ